TGCGGAATGGTGTAACGATCATCGACCCACTGACTACTTTCATTGAAGCGGATGTGCAAATCGGGCAGGATACGGTCATCAACCCAGGATCATGCATCAAGGGGAACAGTGTGATCGGCCAAGATTGCTTGATTGGCCCGAATACGGAAATCTGCGATTGTGAAATTGGTGATGGAACGGAAATCTTCCAATCGGTCGTGCATGAAAGCAGGATTGGAAGTGCCGTTAAAATCGGGCCATTCGCTCATGTGAGACCTCATTCGGAAATTCACGATTCCGTTAAAATCGGTAATTTTGTCGAAATCAAAAAGGCCGTTTTTGGCAATGGAAGCAAAGCCTCGCATTTGAGTTATATCGGTGATGCAGAGGTTGGAGAGAATGTTAATATTGGCTGCGGATCTATTACCGTGAACTACGACGGTAAAAATAAGCATTTGACGAAGATTGAGGACAATGTCTTCATAGGCTGCAACTCTAATCTCGTTGCACCTGTGACAATAGGAGAAGGGGCATATGTGGCTGCAGGGTCAACCATAACGCAAGATGTACCGCAGGAAGCCTTGTCAGTAGCCCGGGCTCGTCAAGTCAACAAAGAAGATTATGTGAAGAATTTAAAATTCAATAAATAACCGACGGAGGTCATCATGTCAAATCAGTATTTAGATCCTAATTTAAAGGTATTCTCGTTGAATTCAAACTTTGATCTAGCTCAAGAAATTGCAGCTGCAATCGGTGTTGAACTTGGAAAATGCAGTGTAACCAGCTTCAGTGACGGTGAAGTCCATATTAATATTGAAGAGAGCATTCGTGGCTGTGACGTATATGTGATTCAATCAACAAGTCAACCAGTTAATGAAAATTTAATGGAACTTCTAATTATGATTGATGCTCTTAAACGTGCTTCAGCTAAGACGATCAATATTGTTATGCCATACTATGGTTATGCAAGGCAAGACCGTAAAGCACGCGCACGTGAACCGATTACGGCTAAACTAGTTGCAAACCTTTTGGAAACGGCTGGTGCCCATCGTGTCATCACTTTGGATCTTCACGCGCCACAAATCCAAGGTTTCTTCGATATTTTAATCGATCACCTTGTTGCCGTTCCAATTTTAGCTGATCATTTCAAAGAAAAAGATCTAAGTGATATTGTCATCGTTTCTCCTGATCACGGCGGTGTAACGCGCGCCCGTAAAATGGCAGATCGCCTAAAAGCGCCTATTGCCATTATCGATAAGCGCCGTCCAAGGCCGAACGTGGCTGAAGTCATGAACATCGTTGGTAATATTGAAGGGAAGACGGCAATCCTGATCGATGACATCATCGATACGGCAGGTACCATTACACTAGCTGCCAATGCACTTGTGGAAAATGGCGCTAAAGCGGTGTATGCTTGCTGTACTCATCCGGTCCTTTCAGGTCCTGCCATCGAAAGGATTCAAAATTCAACGATCAAGGAATTGGTCGTGACGAACTCGATCGCCCTATCCGAAGACAAGAAAATTGATAAGATCGTTGGACTTTCCGTAGCACCTTTGATTGCTGAGGCCATCATTCGTGTACATGAGGAACAATCGGTCAGCACATTATTCGATTGATATAAATAAATGCGCATACGTAAAAAATGGTGGGCCCTTAGGCTCACCATTTTTTAGGTTAATGGAACCAACATGGGGAAACGTCTAATTCTTAGTTGACAGGTTGGAATACTAATAATAAAATGAATATACAATTTTCATCCATTTTTATGAAATGGGAAATAAAGAA
This genomic stretch from Peribacillus muralis harbors:
- a CDS encoding ribose-phosphate diphosphokinase — encoded protein: MSNQYLDPNLKVFSLNSNFDLAQEIAAAIGVELGKCSVTSFSDGEVHINIEESIRGCDVYVIQSTSQPVNENLMELLIMIDALKRASAKTINIVMPYYGYARQDRKARAREPITAKLVANLLETAGAHRVITLDLHAPQIQGFFDILIDHLVAVPILADHFKEKDLSDIVIVSPDHGGVTRARKMADRLKAPIAIIDKRRPRPNVAEVMNIVGNIEGKTAILIDDIIDTAGTITLAANALVENGAKAVYACCTHPVLSGPAIERIQNSTIKELVVTNSIALSEDKKIDKIVGLSVAPLIAEAIIRVHEEQSVSTLFD